A single Malaclemys terrapin pileata isolate rMalTer1 chromosome 3, rMalTer1.hap1, whole genome shotgun sequence DNA region contains:
- the TRAPPC3L gene encoding trafficking protein particle complex subunit 3-like protein isoform X2, protein MGYDIGIRLVEDFLARSAVRKCRSYSETVDVIAQVAFKMYLGVTPSVSCSNTAENEFFLMLDKNPLVDFVEELPAGRCSLCYCNLLCGVIRGALEMVHLAAEVTFVQDRLKGDDVTEIGITFLKKLEDKKHKRKK, encoded by the exons GGGCTATGACATTGGTATAAGGCTGGTTGAAGACTTTTTGGCTCGCTCTGCTGTGAGGAAGTGCCGTAGCTATTCTGAAACTGTAGACGTGATTGCACAG GTTGCTTTCAAGATGTACCTTGGGGTTACCCCTAGTGTGAGCTGCAGTAACACAGCAGAAAATGAATTCTTCCTAATGCTGGACAAGAACCCTTTAGTGGACTTTGTGGAGGAGCTCCCAGCAGGACGATGTTCACTTTGCTACTGTAACCTCCTGTGTGGTGTTATTAGAGGAGCCCTGGAAATG GTTCACTTAGCAGCAGAAGTTACCTTCGTTCAAGACAGACTGAAGGGTGACGATGTGACGGAAATaggaattacatttttaaagaagcTCGAAGACAAAAAGCACAAAAGAAAGAAGTGA
- the LOC128833519 gene encoding calcium homeostasis modulator protein 5-like has translation MDGIQTILKFLINRKTAIGYSFMALLTVGSERLFSLVAFKCPCSNENFIYGLVFLFAPAWVLLVIGYFMNSRMWKLFTGCCLNPRKIFPKGNSCSFFYIFGQITLNVLIAPVMWLSVALLNGTFYECAMSGLKYPGYLNTLCNNKSVRCWEELNKVACGKTTMSSSESEELKLTLQAQSQVLGWCIIVTTALLSLLTTCCARCQSKISHLQMKFWRIYIEKEREQLEQLFQLYATKLSERNLTSFFENKEPDAFPMPTFRAWEDASQLYSFNSSEQHYSTLHRLVEDGKKDIIEERETMLDFVDGRGIV, from the exons ATGGACGGTATCCAGACCATTCTGAAATTCCTTATTAATCGGAAAACTGCCATTGGTTACAGTTTTATGGCTCTACTGACAGTGGGAAGTGAACGTTTATTTTCTCTTGTTGCTTTCAAGTGTCCCTGCAGCAATGAAAACTTCATCTATGGTTTGGTATTTCTCTTTGCCCCAGCCTGGGTGTTGCTAGTTATTGGGTATTTCATGAATAGCAGGATGTGGAAACTTTTCACAGGCTGCTGTCTGAATCCCAGGAAAATATTCCCCAAAGGGAACAGCTGCAGTTTCTTTTATATCTTTGGACAAATCACCTTAAATGTTCTGATAGCTCCTGTGATGTGGCTTTCTGTGGCTTTGCTCAATGGAACTTTTTATGAATGTGCCATGAGTGGTTTGAAATATCCAGGGTACTTAAACACGCTCTGCAATAACAAATCTGTCAGGTGCTGGGAAGAGCTGAACAAAGTAGCTTGTGGCAAAACCACCATGTCCTCTTCAGAGAGTGAAGAATTAAAACTGACACTTCAAGCACAGTCTCAG GTTCTAGGATGGTGCATCATAGTCACTACAGCTCTTTTGTCTCTGTTAACCACCTGTTGTGCCAGGTGTCAATCTAAAATCAGCCACCTTCAAATGAAGTTCTGGAGGATCTAcatagagaaggagagagaacaaCTGGAACAACTTTTCCAGCTATATGCTACCAAACTCAGTGAACGAAACCTGACGAGCTTTTTTGAGAACAAAGAACCAGATGCCTTTCCAATGCCAACCTTCCGGGCCTGGGAAGACGCTTCTCAACTCTACTCTTTCAACAGCAGTGAGCAGCACTACAGCACCCTTCATAGACTGGTCGAAGATGGCAAGAAAGACATCATTGAGGAAAGAGAGACAATGCTGGACTTTGTAGATGGGCGGGGAATAGTATAG
- the LOC128833518 gene encoding calcium homeostasis modulator protein 5-like, with translation MGISQTVFKFLSSQKKAIGYSLMGLLTVGSEHLFSLSAFKCPCSNKNYTYGLVYLFVPALVLLFVGFALNGSTWQLFTGCCVNPRKLFPKGKSCHFFHAFGQITLKALVAPVMWLSVVLLNGTFYECAMSGSKNLKYLEMLCHNKSNKCLEDLPKVACGQTSLSSWETEEILLTLQAESQVVGWCVIVTAAFLSLLITCYGHCQSNTSHLQKRFWKIYTEKEKEQFEKYFEDYATKLSKRNLKSFFENKKPEPFPMPSFRAWEEASALDSFNINQQIFSTLHKLVEDSTKENDSNETQDTMVNLGEGETV, from the exons ATGGGTATCTCCCAAACAGTTTTCAAATTCCTCAGTAGCCAAAAGAAAGCAATTGGTTACAGTTTGATGGGACTGCTAACAGTGGGAAGTGagcatttattttctctttctgcttTTAAGTGTCCTTGCAGCAACAAAAACTACACCTATGGGCTGGTGTATCTCTTTGTCCCAGCCTTGGTACTACTATTTGTTGGGTTTGCACTGAATGGCAGTACCTGGCAGCTGTTCACAGGCTGTTGTGTGAACCCCAGGAAActatttcccaaagggaagagCTGCCATTTTTTTCATGCCTTTGGCCAGATCACCTTAAAGGCTCTTGTAGCCCCCGTGATGTGGCTTTCTGTGGTTTTGCTCAATGGGACTTTTTATGAATGTGCCATGAGTGGCTCAAAAAATCTGAAGTACCTGGAGATGCTTTGCCACAATAAATCCAACAAGTGCTTGGAAGACCTTCCCAAAGTAGCATGTGGCCAAACTTCCCTGTCCTCTTGGGAGACTGAGGAGATCCTACTAACACTTCAAGCGGAATCTCAG GTCGTAGGGTGGTGTGTGATAGTTACTGCTGCTTTTCTGTCTTTGTTGATCACTTGTTATGGTCACTGCCAATCTAATACCAGCCATCTCCAAAAGAGGTTTTGGAAGATCTACACTGAGAAGGAGAAGGAacaatttgaaaaatattttgaggACTATGCCACCAAATTGAGCAAAAGAAACCTGAAAAGCTTTTTTGAGAATAAGAAACCGGAGCCCTTTCCCATGCCAAGTTTCCGGGCCTGGGAAGAAGCTTCTGCTTTGGACTCTTTCAACATTAACCAGCAGATCTTCAGCACACTCCATAAACTAGTGGAAGACAGCACGAAAGAAAATGATTCCAATGAGACACAAGATACAATGGTAAACTTAGGTGAAGGAGAAACAGTTTAG